A stretch of [Clostridium] scindens DNA encodes these proteins:
- a CDS encoding signal peptidase I has protein sequence MGKRKKRRTASGKHRNTLAKIFSIGGTVLLILVIVLCIPITVPRLFGYDIYTVISGSMEPAIPTGSLIYTKEIPPKEVKKEDVIAFYRGTDSGAIVTHRVVKNQTVSGKFITKGDANEKKDPMPVDYDELLGKVALSIPFLGRILATVATTSGKAAAACLIGVAVIFHIIAGRLRVDDEY, from the coding sequence ATGGGAAAACGAAAAAAGAGACGCACAGCGTCAGGAAAACATAGGAACACTCTGGCGAAGATATTCAGTATCGGTGGAACGGTACTTTTGATCCTGGTTATCGTACTATGCATTCCGATTACAGTCCCCAGGCTGTTCGGCTATGATATATATACGGTCATCAGTGGAAGCATGGAGCCGGCGATTCCCACAGGAAGCCTGATCTATACGAAAGAGATTCCTCCAAAAGAGGTAAAGAAGGAAGATGTCATCGCATTTTACAGGGGTACGGATAGCGGCGCGATCGTCACCCACCGGGTGGTGAAGAACCAGACTGTATCCGGTAAATTTATCACAAAAGGCGATGCCAATGAAAAGAAGGATCCTATGCCTGTCGATTATGACGAATTACTGGGCAAGGTAGCGTTATCCATTCCATTTCTGGGAAGGATCCTGGCAACTGTGGCAACCACGTCGGGAAAGGCAGCGGCTGCATGCCTGATTGGCGTGGCGGTGATATTTCACATCATTGCAGGACGTCTGCGGGTGGATGATGAGTATTAG
- a CDS encoding DUF5979 domain-containing protein, which produces MKLGKIMKKGSAVALICALALPVLTLVNTQAADRIETGRLCSLTVKVDTESTAGDFKEDLGQMTIPVALYKVADVDASGRYTELEGFQGLGLGGISASTTAQEWLDMAEAAYGKITDETQKTEEIFVAGGTGSVGNLATGMYLVVPEETFNQDYSYKYTFTPYLTALPGNLYAQGGTDEWLYDPVIGLKAEREEQYGSLIIEKTLSNYNESLGSVDFVFQVEAVKNGETVRSTVERIRYNGAGTQSVVVEKIPVGAQVTVTEVYSGASYKPEGEVVQETTIVAQQLVDAGQAVAATVSFNNKYDDRLIPGTGVVNHFDPPQEEGDDWNWTQK; this is translated from the coding sequence GTGAAACTAGGAAAGATTATGAAAAAGGGAAGCGCAGTCGCGCTCATCTGTGCATTGGCCCTTCCGGTATTGACCTTGGTGAATACACAGGCAGCGGACCGGATTGAGACGGGCAGACTGTGCAGCCTGACAGTAAAGGTGGATACAGAGTCTACCGCAGGGGATTTCAAAGAAGACCTTGGGCAGATGACGATTCCGGTAGCGCTCTATAAGGTGGCTGACGTGGATGCATCCGGTAGATATACGGAACTGGAAGGATTCCAGGGCCTGGGGCTTGGTGGCATCAGCGCTTCCACGACTGCGCAGGAGTGGCTTGACATGGCAGAGGCGGCATATGGAAAGATTACCGATGAAACGCAAAAGACAGAAGAGATATTCGTTGCTGGCGGGACAGGAAGCGTCGGAAATCTTGCAACAGGCATGTATCTGGTGGTGCCCGAGGAAACGTTTAACCAGGACTATTCTTATAAGTATACATTTACGCCGTATCTGACGGCGCTGCCCGGCAACCTGTATGCCCAGGGAGGCACTGACGAATGGCTCTATGACCCGGTTATCGGGCTGAAAGCAGAGCGTGAAGAGCAGTATGGAAGCCTGATCATTGAAAAGACTTTAAGCAATTATAATGAGTCTTTGGGAAGCGTTGATTTTGTGTTCCAGGTGGAGGCAGTCAAGAATGGAGAGACGGTGCGCAGCACGGTGGAACGTATCCGGTACAATGGGGCGGGAACACAATCCGTAGTTGTCGAGAAGATTCCGGTAGGCGCGCAAGTTACCGTTACAGAGGTATACAGCGGGGCGAGCTATAAGCCGGAAGGGGAGGTAGTCCAGGAAACGACTATCGTAGCACAGCAGTTGGTGGATGCCGGCCAGGCAGTGGCAGCAACCGTATCATTTAATAATAAGTATGACGACAGGCTGATTCCAGGCACAGGAGTGGTGAATCATTTTGATCCGCCGCAGGAAGAAGGCGATGACTGGAATTGGACGCAGAAGTAA
- a CDS encoding class C sortase: MKRKITTFIFGLLFLIGFAVLIYPTVSNQWNTYRQQQLITNYDKAVSNMTPEDFDKAWKAAENFNNSFDLNNIFGDVFSTQSDLNDIKDTEYWKVLNVGGNGIMGYLSIPKINVELSIYHGTSDEVLQTGVGHLNGTKLPMGGKSTHSVLSAHRGLPSAKLFTDIDQMKKGDRFYLHILDKNFAYEVDQILSMVDKDDHETLEQALQIEEGQDYVTLFTCTPYGVNTHRLLVRGHRIPYDGEELESSLTDSMVQAIQNYYMLFLLLGLAVTAIVIILMKHLFKPHRKQARKDSEEGKK, from the coding sequence ATGAAGCGTAAGATAACGACATTTATATTTGGATTATTGTTCCTGATCGGATTCGCAGTTCTCATATATCCGACTGTCTCCAATCAATGGAATACTTACAGGCAGCAGCAGCTGATCACAAACTATGATAAAGCGGTCAGCAATATGACGCCGGAAGATTTTGATAAGGCGTGGAAGGCCGCCGAAAATTTTAACAATTCTTTTGACCTTAATAATATCTTTGGCGATGTCTTCAGCACGCAGTCCGATCTGAATGACATCAAAGACACAGAATATTGGAAAGTCCTGAATGTAGGTGGCAATGGAATTATGGGATATCTTTCGATTCCCAAGATTAACGTAGAGCTCTCTATTTACCATGGAACCTCCGACGAGGTATTGCAGACAGGCGTCGGACACCTGAACGGCACAAAACTTCCAATGGGCGGCAAGAGTACGCATAGCGTTCTCTCTGCTCACAGAGGGCTTCCATCGGCAAAACTATTTACAGATATCGACCAGATGAAGAAGGGAGACAGATTTTATCTTCATATTCTGGATAAGAATTTTGCATATGAAGTAGACCAGATTCTTTCAATGGTTGATAAGGATGACCACGAGACGCTGGAGCAAGCCCTTCAGATTGAAGAGGGCCAGGATTATGTAACTTTATTTACCTGTACGCCGTATGGCGTAAACACGCACCGGCTTCTAGTGAGAGGCCACAGGATTCCTTACGATGGGGAAGAACTAGAAAGTAGCCTGACAGACTCCATGGTACAGGCGATTCAGAACTACTATATGTTATTCTTGTTACTTGGCTTGGCAGTGACCGCGATCGTGATCATACTGATGAAACATCTGTTCAAGCCTCATAGAAAGCAGGCTAGAAAAGATTCGGAGGAGGGTAAGAAGTGA
- a CDS encoding class C sortase, with protein sequence MKKKYSNIIIVAVFIIGLSLLLYPTIANKWNTYRQSKLISNYDAKVAELKKDGKIDYEKEWKNARDYNSALVPMILPDSFAIADAKEEKDRSYESCLNITGDGIMGMVEIPKIDVELPIYHYTTEEVLKNAAGHLEGSSLPIGGKSTHSVISAHRGLPSAILFTDLDKMKKGNHFMIYVLDDILCYEVDRISIVKPEDTSDLNVEKGRDLMTLLTCTPYGVNTERLLVRGHRVPYKEAYSSEKDSSISLETNYILWVVIGLLLTAALIGGMYVRERKKKHEA encoded by the coding sequence ATGAAGAAGAAATATTCGAACATTATAATCGTGGCTGTTTTTATCATAGGGCTGTCCTTGCTGCTGTATCCAACCATAGCGAACAAATGGAATACATACAGGCAGTCAAAGCTTATCAGCAATTATGATGCCAAGGTGGCGGAACTTAAGAAAGACGGAAAGATTGATTATGAAAAAGAGTGGAAGAACGCGCGGGATTATAACAGCGCGCTGGTTCCAATGATTCTGCCCGATTCTTTTGCCATTGCTGACGCAAAGGAAGAAAAGGATAGATCCTATGAGTCGTGTCTGAATATTACAGGCGATGGCATAATGGGGATGGTGGAGATTCCAAAGATTGATGTGGAATTGCCAATTTACCATTATACGACAGAGGAGGTGCTTAAGAATGCGGCGGGGCATCTGGAAGGAAGTTCTCTTCCGATAGGAGGGAAGAGCACCCACAGCGTGATCTCCGCACATAGAGGCCTTCCCAGCGCAATACTATTTACAGATCTGGATAAGATGAAGAAGGGCAATCACTTTATGATTTATGTTCTGGATGACATCCTCTGCTATGAAGTTGATAGGATTAGTATCGTGAAGCCTGAGGATACGTCGGATTTGAATGTGGAAAAAGGCAGGGATCTGATGACGCTTTTGACCTGCACGCCGTATGGAGTCAACACAGAGAGGCTTCTGGTAAGAGGTCACAGGGTTCCGTATAAAGAGGCTTATAGTAGTGAGAAAGATTCTTCTATCAGCCTGGAAACGAATTACATTCTCTGGGTAGTTATAGGATTGCTGCTTACGGCAGCATTGATAGGAGGAATGTATGTGAGGGAGCGTAAAAAGAAGCATGAAGCGTAA
- a CDS encoding SpaA isopeptide-forming pilin-related protein, protein MSKIKKVLAMLLTLALVLGMGITTFAAPGDANSKVTVKNADKATLTIAQVIETDNTAVTGWKFTDGAAASYRTAFGGAANGDDDQRIIAGLIKYVDADAVIDDSIKDKIIAADADKIAAALKGLSNNMFMPFVNGSAVTSAGVYAIRATEEGYVYSPMAVYVGFGKEDTTEINAKKAPNKVDKTAEDKEKVTEISKTVTYTAKSTIPYIAETDTNKTYVFEDTLSGATYNVVNGKLPVSVKVGTGEPVSYSADVTKNANGTSSFVLDLSSLVQNNDYANQSIVISYDVTVIDTKIGNDIQVGNDKNNPNDKYGSDHEDVYTGQIILTKTGDGGKTLEDAQFKVYKKVKNDAGKEEVLFAQFDKDNKLSGWGTEDAATVIVTGKDGTVKVQGLDLGTYYFKETKAPNGYSVNTTDSDAKLELKDGKPATATVEATASMADTKLNALPGTGGIGTTIFTIGGCLIMIIAAALFFASRRKENK, encoded by the coding sequence ATGAGCAAGATTAAAAAAGTTTTAGCAATGCTTCTGACATTAGCTCTGGTGCTGGGAATGGGGATCACTACCTTCGCGGCTCCGGGCGACGCTAACAGCAAGGTTACCGTTAAGAATGCAGACAAAGCTACGTTAACGATTGCGCAGGTTATCGAGACAGACAATACAGCGGTAACAGGATGGAAATTTACAGATGGCGCAGCAGCGTCATACAGAACCGCATTTGGAGGCGCGGCAAATGGGGACGATGATCAGAGAATTATTGCCGGCCTGATCAAGTATGTTGATGCAGACGCAGTAATTGATGATTCCATTAAAGATAAGATAATAGCCGCGGACGCAGATAAGATTGCTGCAGCGTTAAAAGGACTTAGCAATAATATGTTTATGCCTTTTGTAAATGGCAGTGCAGTTACCTCCGCCGGAGTTTATGCGATCAGGGCAACAGAAGAAGGCTATGTATATAGCCCAATGGCAGTTTATGTAGGATTTGGCAAGGAAGACACAACAGAAATAAATGCAAAAAAAGCGCCAAATAAGGTGGATAAGACTGCAGAAGATAAAGAGAAAGTGACAGAGATCAGTAAGACGGTTACATATACTGCAAAATCAACGATACCTTATATTGCTGAGACAGATACGAACAAGACCTATGTATTCGAGGATACATTGAGCGGCGCGACTTATAATGTAGTTAATGGAAAATTACCAGTGAGTGTAAAGGTTGGAACAGGAGAGCCGGTATCTTACTCTGCCGATGTAACAAAAAATGCTAATGGCACGTCTTCATTTGTATTAGATTTATCAAGCTTAGTTCAGAATAATGACTATGCAAATCAGAGCATTGTAATCTCTTATGATGTTACGGTGATAGATACGAAAATTGGAAATGATATTCAAGTAGGCAATGACAAAAATAATCCGAACGATAAGTATGGATCTGATCATGAGGATGTTTATACAGGCCAGATTATATTAACCAAGACCGGAGACGGCGGGAAGACGCTTGAAGATGCACAGTTCAAAGTATATAAGAAAGTAAAGAATGATGCTGGGAAAGAAGAAGTTCTATTCGCGCAGTTTGACAAGGATAACAAACTGTCTGGCTGGGGAACGGAAGATGCAGCAACGGTCATTGTTACAGGCAAGGATGGAACCGTTAAAGTTCAGGGCCTGGATTTAGGAACCTACTACTTCAAAGAGACAAAGGCTCCGAATGGATACAGCGTAAATACGACGGATTCTGATGCTAAATTAGAGTTAAAAGATGGAAAACCGGCTACAGCAACTGTAGAGGCGACAGCTTCCATGGCGGATACGAAGCTTAACGCTCTGCCAGGAACTGGTGGTATCGGTACAACGATCTTCACAATTGGTGGCTGCCTGATCATGATTATCGCAGCAGCACTGTTCTTTGCATCACGCCGCAAAGAAAACAAATAG